In Mercenaria mercenaria strain notata chromosome 13, MADL_Memer_1, whole genome shotgun sequence, the DNA window atttaaagaaatggaaatgaaatattaaatgctTTTAAGAACACAGAAGATATAAATGCCATTGAGGTAATAGGCAAgttagtctaaaaatagaattaattAATAAGAAGGAATGCATATATTATAACATGGTCCCAAGGcacaaatctgaaaacaaaagttTTCGATAGAAAACacatagaaatatttctaaaaaattcCAAAACCGAATTAAAAGAATGTTATAACATAAACGCATTCTATATAAAAAATGAtgtcagaaaatgacaaaataaattttgtaggaCCTAATCCAAATCTTTAATCTTGGTTAAATAACTAACTGAATATTAATTAAGGAAACATCCATTTACATCATCGGTCGCCCGCTTAAAATAGAACTTGGTGAAAAGATGGTGGGAACAAAAAGAGTAGATTTGAAGAAAGAAACGGTTGCAGTCGATACCCATTTATTGTACCTTGATATTATCCTTGATCTTTTTTTGGGGTACTTTTTACAGTAATAAGACACTTAGCAGATTTAATTATagtaatcttaaaaataatgAAACCATAGTATTAATTGTAACGACATTAGAATAAGTTAGTTTATCAATGTAAAATGTCTGGAACATTTTAATTAACTAAATGTTCATCAATTTACATTTTGAGCCGTcacttttaaaaagaatgatcTTGGCAGAACATTGCTTTGTTGAGCTAGTAAAGTATTGGACTTTTTGACAAATGTAATTATCAGATTCACAAAAGATGTTTTCAGTGAGGTATGTGTCgctatactttaaaaaaaaaacaggtcttTTTACAATTATCACAATACATCTACTGTGATAAAGAACATaagatgttttcaaaatattatatctCTAAAATAAATTgaagtgatggccctttttaaaaCTAACGGCTTCAAATTACATACACTTCTTATATGTCTGTTTCAACTTTGCTGCGTGTAGGAGAAACAGGCTTGTGTGAAGGGGATTTGTGTGACGGTGATTTGTGTGAATCTTTTTGCGAAGCCTTTtgtttatgtttaggtgaactatTTCCAGTCTTATGCACCGGTGAGGTGCTTTCGTGCTTCGGTGGAATTTTACTATGAGAAGGAGAACTATGATCTGGAGATTGATGATCACCAAGTTCATGAGGCTGTAGCGAACTTGAACGTGGTGGAGGATTTGGAAAAACATCTACATAATCTGGCTTTTTCTCAACATCGACAGGACTTAAATATTCATCGTCATTCACTGCTTCTGGTGGTTTTGGGGCATCCCCTAATTTAGATAACACATAAGTTTCCTCCTTAGATTCTCTACTTTTTACTTCTGTATTATTTACATCCTGTGTGTCTTTTACACTTGCATCAATGTCAACTGCTACCTCATACGGACTAGATAAATCATTGGCTGGAGTGGTAGGGATAGACTTTGTGGGAGATTTGCCTTCAGAAGTCTTTGTAACTCTTGGTGTTACTTCAGGCTTAGTTTTATGATCTTTTATTGGTGATTCTACTTTAGAAGAACCTTCAGACGCACTGGTCGACTGGTTAGATTTAACACTTCTGTTAGCGTCTGATTTCTTCATTGATTCTCTTTGATGAGGCTCAAGTATAAAATAGTCATGATTTTTTGGTGTTCCTGTTAATTCAGATTCTTCTTCAATAGTATCTATGCCACCATGTAACTCATTTTCAATCACAACTGAGTCTTGAGGAACTGAATTTGATTCAGTCAAATATCCACTATCTTTTTGCTCACCATCTGCATCAGGATTTACCTCCCTTGATGTTTTCTCCAGAGTGAAATAATCATGAGGCGAAGGAGGCACACCACTGTCTCTAATGTTACCTGACTGAGTTTTACTCAAAGTCAGATGATCGTATGGACCGGAAGGAGCACGACCTTCACTTTCCCTAAGTAATGggttataaatatttcctctcaTGTCTGCAGCAGACGACGTGGAGTCTCGTGGAGAGACGTCTGTGCGAGAATCTCCATCGAGAAGTGGTCGCCGGGAGGCAGTAGATTCAAAACGATTTACACGTTTTGTTTTCTTACCATTAGCTATATTTCTTTCTGGTGGTTCTGGGGGGATTTCTTCTACAGTAGCTTGTTGATTGGTCCGGTTATAAAACACAGACTGGTTATCTGTGTCAGCattaaaaaatctataaatacGTGTTGATAATGCGCGAAAACTCGATACCCCTCCTCGCCGCTTCTTTGATTTCTTACTTGGCAAAGCAACATCCCTCGAACTCCCCGAGGCGCCACCTGGGCTTGGCGTCCGTGCAGCCTGTGgtgtaaaatgaatataataagTGACAGTGAAAACATTAGCTGTTTGAAAAAACATATCTCCCTATGATCTACTGTATGACGAAATAATGTGTGTAAATtccaggggtcatctactgagaTAGATAATCATGCTATAACATTTGATGGCCCAATGTCCAACTATTCTCCTGTTATTGACTGAAtgctgttttcagtctcaagtcaactgttaccttgacatttgacctaatgattccCTCAGAGTAAAATAGGAATtatctaacaagagggccatgaaggcccggCCCTGTATTGCTCATCTGACCTAGgaataatcaagattaacattctgaccaaatttcattaagatatggtcataaatgtggcctctactgtgttaactagttttttctttgatttgacctggtgacctagtttttgatcctacatgacccagattcaaactgg includes these proteins:
- the LOC123529354 gene encoding uncharacterized protein LOC123529354, producing the protein MATDDEDRIIKEKLKPVEKWKNKFKDDWNYKKKLVVFEDADGNIVTPTTTTTTTTTTTPRPNITSPQQNVTKYTQPTKFSSIAVVTTIDPRSDKVKSADTTELIKIVGITCASLIGIILLAVIVIRCCRKTTAKRKERVTVRRPLHDAEREEHIYAEIEPLQAARTPSPGGASGSSRDVALPSKKSKKRRGGVSSFRALSTRIYRFFNADTDNQSVFYNRTNQQATVEEIPPEPPERNIANGKKTKRVNRFESTASRRPLLDGDSRTDVSPRDSTSSAADMRGNIYNPLLRESEGRAPSGPYDHLTLSKTQSGNIRDSGVPPSPHDYFTLEKTSREVNPDADGEQKDSGYLTESNSVPQDSVVIENELHGGIDTIEEESELTGTPKNHDYFILEPHQRESMKKSDANRSVKSNQSTSASEGSSKVESPIKDHKTKPEVTPRVTKTSEGKSPTKSIPTTPANDLSSPYEVAVDIDASVKDTQDVNNTEVKSRESKEETYVLSKLGDAPKPPEAVNDDEYLSPVDVEKKPDYVDVFPNPPPRSSSLQPHELGDHQSPDHSSPSHSKIPPKHESTSPVHKTGNSSPKHKQKASQKDSHKSPSHKSPSHKPVSPTRSKVETDI